The sequence CGCGGTAACCGTTCGCCGAGCGACGGGCCGCGAGAAGACCCTGGTCCTCGTAGAAACGCAGCGCACGGGTGGTGACACCCGTGCGCTGCGCCAATTCTCCGATCCGCATACCCCGACGCTAGACGTTGACGTCCGCGTCAAGGCAAGTTCTCAGGTGTCCGCTCCGCGGAAGTCTTCCGGCGACACGGAGTCGAGGAACTCGCGGAACTTCTCGACCTCGTCCTCCTGCTCGTCCGGGATGATCAGGCCGGCCTCTTCCAGCACCGCGTCCACGGCGTGGATGGGGACACCGATCCGCAGGGCCAGCGCGACCGAGTCGCTCGGCCGGGCGGACACCCGGATGTCGCCGTCGAAGACCAGTTCCGCGAAGAACGTGCCTTCCTTGAGGTCGGTGATGACGACCTGCTCGAGCTCCCGGCCGAGCGCCCCGATGACCTCTTTCAGCAGGTCATGCGTGAGCGGACGGGCCGGGCGGACTCCCTGCTGCTCCAACGCGATGGCGGTGGCCTCGACCGAGCCGATCCAGATCGGCAGGTACCGTTCGCCCTCGGTTTCCCGCAGCAACAAGATCGGCTGATTCGCGGGCAGCTCGACCCGCACCCCGACGACGCGCATTTCGCTCATCGGATTTCGCCTCCCTCTCGTGCACGGGCTTCAGCGGTGGAACGGCTTCGCGCCACCACTGTCGACGCTACCCGTCATCCGCGCGCTGTGCTCGCTGTCCGGCTCTCTCGGTTCGCCTGCCGCAAACCCGTGCCTTCACGGTACGGCATGCGGTGCCGAACATTCAGTCATTGACATGGGACCGCAAAGAGGATCTCACTGCCCCGTTACGATCAACACCCGGCGACGCCACGGATTCCGGCCTTGACGAGGAGCGTGTGCAGCGTCACGGACAGTGCCGCCAGCTCTCGCACCACTTCGTCGGCCCTCGATTTCGCCTCCGGGTCACGATGCCGGTACACCGGGGTCACGATCTGCTCCAGCAACCCGACCTCGCGGTCGGCCGCGGCGCGGAAGGCACGCAGGTGTCTCGGCTCGATACCGAATTCGGTCATCGCCCGCACCGTCCGCGCCACCAGCACCGCGTCCGGGTCGAAGAACCCGGCGGGACCGGGCCGGACCAGGCCGTACTGCTGCAGCTCGGCCAGGGCGGCCGCGTCGATGCCCGCCTGCTCCAGGAGTTCCTCCTGGGTCAGGCGCAGCTCCCGGCCCGCGGTGAAGTCGTCCGCCACGGGCAGGCCGACGTTCTCGACCGGCGCGTCGATCGGCACCAGCCGGCGCGGTGGCCGGGGCAGGGCCGCGGCGGGCTCGGCACCCGAGTCCGCCGCGTCCAGCTGTTCCTTGATGACCTTCAACGGGAGGTAGTGGTCCCGCTGGGCGGCCAGGACGAACCTGAGACGCTCCACGTCCGCCGCGGCGAACTGCCGGTACCCCGAAGGCGTCCGGCCCGGCTGGACCAGGCCTTCGGCTTCGAGGAACCGGATCTTGGAGATGGTGACATCGGGGAATTCGCCGCGCAGCTGCGCGAGAACGGCCCCGATGCTCAACCCGTCGCGTTGTGGCCGTCCGGCCGCCGTCACTGCGCCCCCTGGCCCCCGTGCCCCGGGCCGGTCAGGAAGACCAGGCGGAACTTCCCGATCTGGACCTCGTCGCCCCCGGCGAGGACGGCCTGGTCGACCGGCTCGCGGTTGACGTAGGTGCCGTTGAGGCTGCCGACGTCGATGACGACGAACTCGCCACCCTCACGCCGGAATTCGGCGTGCCGGCGCGAGACCGTCACGTCGTCCAGGAAGATGTCGCTGTCCGGGTGCCGCCCGGCGCTGGTGGTGTCGCGGTCGAGCAGGAACCGCGAGCCCGCGTTGGGCCCGCGCTTCACGACCAGCAGCGCCGAACCCGCCGGCAGGGCGTCGACGCCCTGGACGGGCGCCTCCGCGGCGGGAGCGGGCTCGTGGCCTTCGACTTCGGCCAGGAAGTCGGCCCGAAAGACAGAGGTCCGCTCCGGAGACTGCTCCGGGGGAACGCCGCCGGGCCCGTCGTTCGTGCTCACCTGAGCTCTCCTCCACACATGCTGTGTTGCCTAGTACTCAAGAACGTGTAGCTGCCAACGTACCGTGCCTGATCGATTCTCCGAGCCCCGGCTCCCCGAACCGGCGCAGTGCTGGTCCGACCGGGTGGGAGCGGGCTTCAGCCCTTGGTCAGCGCGTCGTAGGCCTCGGCTTCGAGCAGCGCTTCCAGACCCGCCGGGTCGTCGAGCCGGATCTCGATCAGCCAGCCCTCGCCGTAGGGGTCGCTGTTGATCAGTTCCGGCGAGTCGGCGACCGAGTCGTTCACCGCGACGATCTCGCCGTCGACCGGCGCGAACAGCTCGGAGACGCTCTTGGTCGACTCGACCTCGCCGAAGACGTCGCCCGCGGTGAGCTGGCGGCCGACCTCGGGCAGGTCGACGAACACGACGTCGCCCAGCTGGTCTTGCGCGTACTCGGTGATGCCCACGCGGACGAGCGTCTCCTCGCGGGTGGCGACCCACTCGTGTTCCTCGGTGTAGCGAAGCTCTTCAGGAGCGGACACCGCCGGTCCCCTTTCATGCCCTCACTGGCGAAACGTGCTGGGCGAAGTCTTACACCCACACGGCGCAACCGCCGGGCCCGACCCGGGCGAAGCTCACTCGTCCGCGGCGCCGCGCAGGGCGTTGCGGGCCTGGACGACGTAGAGCACGCCGGACCAGACGTACAGGACGCCGCCCCAGATGGTGAACGCGTAGCCGATCGGCCGGGCGACCGCGGCGACGTCGGAGCCGCCTTGCGCCAGCAGCAGGAACGGGAAGGCGTACATCAGGACGAAGGTGGCGCCCTTGCCGATGTAGGTGACCTCCGGCGGGGCGAACCCGCGGCGGCGCAGCGTCAGCACGCACACCCCGAGGACGGCTTCGCGCAGGAGGAGCGGGACGACGACCCACCACGGGATGATCTCGCGGGCCAGGAACGCGATGAGCGTGGCGAGGATGTAGAGCCGGTCGGCGGCGGGGTCGAGCAGCTGGCCGAGCCGGGACATCTGGTTGAGCCAGCGGGCGAGCTTGCCGTCGAGCCAGTCGGTGAGCGCGCTGAAGACGAGGACGGCGAGCGCCCAGCCGTCCTCCTCCGGGCCGAGCAGCAGCCAGAGGAACACCGGCACGCCGGCCAGCCGCAAGAGGGACAGCATGTTGGGAACGTTCATCGCCTGCCGCAGCAGGGACGGCTCGGGGGCGCCCGCCTGAGCGGCGGGTTCGGGCGCGGCTGTGCTCACCGGGCCATTAAACAGCGGGGCAGGGTGGCGGCGCCGGGTGGTGCGCCGGCGCGGGCCGGGCGGATCATCGATCTCGGCCTTCCGGATCGGCGGCGGAGCGCGTTCGGCACCAAGACAGCCGCCGCCGGGTGTGCGGGGCCGGGCCGCCGCGATAGCGACGGCCCGCCCGGGTCAGCTCGCGCGGCGGTGGCTCCACCCGCGTCGCTGCAGCTCCGCGCTGGTCAGCGACTCGGGGCGGCCGCGGTAGTCGGTGCCCATCCAGCGGGCGCGGCCGGCTCGCCCCTCGAGGACGTACGGGCGGCCGCCGCACCAGACGACGGTGCAGGGGACGGTCGGCGGACTGGACGGATCTTCGGTGCTGGTCGCAGCTTCGGCGTTCATGACTCTCACGTGCTCGGGACGGGTTTCGGGGACGGGAGCTCTTCGTGCCTCCCACCAAGATCTTCGGCCCGCGGGGCCGGATTGTTAACCGGCGCCGCGCGAATTAGACCGATCGATTCTGAAGGGCGGCCTGAGGTTTCGGAGCGTGAACGGAATGTTAATTGTCCATTGTGGACGGTGTTCGGGTGGCCACCGGACCGGGCCGCCACCCGGCTGGAGTAATCTCCGGCACACCCGTGGGCGCGTCGCCCCTCGGTGCCTCGCCCGGATGGGCCAGAATGACCGGGCCAGCCAGCCGGGGAGGAAGGATCGCGGTGCCCCACCCGACCACCACGAAGACGTGGCTCGTGGCCTGCCTCGCCGTGCCCGTGCTCGCCGCCTGTTCCGCCGAACAGGCCGCCCAGGCGCCCGCGCCGTCACCCTCGGTGTCGAGCGCGGCCCCGACGCCGACGTCCACCGGCACTCCCCCGCCGCCGCCCGCCACGGAAAGCTCGTCCGCGGTCCCGTCCGCGCCGAAGCCCTCCGGAGCGCCGCCGTCGGTGCCCGGCTCCTGCGGCACGGTGACCGCCGCCAGCGGGCTGACGCTCTACGTCTTCGACAGCGGCTCCGCCGGCGTCAGCTGCGCCGCGGCGACGAAGCTCGTCGGCGACTTCCACCGCAAGATCGGCGGCCGCCAGGGCGCCGGCTCGAACGACGCGGTGAACGAGACCGTCGACGGCTGGCTGTGCACGTCCGGGCCGCCCGCCGCGCAAGGCGGCACCACCTGCACCAAGGGCGAGCAGACGGTGTTCGCCGCCGTCGTGCCGTCCGAGTGATCCCCGCCGAACCGTTCCGCTCCTGAAGGGCCCATGAAGACTCTCGCGTACCCCTTGCTGCTCGTCGCCGCGTCCGCCGCACTGGCCGGGTGCGGCGGCGGCGATCCGGCCCCCGCCGCGCCGTCCTCCGCCGTGCCCGCGGCCGCCGCCGCGGCGGAGTCGGCCGCGCCCGGCGTCCCGTGTGGCGACGTCACCGGCGCCGGCGGCGCGAAGACGGCGGTCATGGCCCACGGCAAGGTCGACTGCGCCGCGGCCACGAAACTGCTGACCGACTACTTCGCGAAGCTGACCCCAGCCGAGGCGAACTCGCCCGACGGGCCCGGCCCGATCGTCCTCGACGAGTGGACCTGCGGCAGCGGTGCCAACGACCCGGTGACCGCGTGCTCGACCGAGGACGGCCGCCAGGTCGAAGGCACCCGCCGCTGACCAAGCGCCCCAAGGTGGCCTTCGGTGCGTCAGACGCACCCAAGGCGGCCTTCGGTGCGCAAGACGCAACCAAGGCCACATTGGGGCGCTTGAGAGCACGGGTCAGGACTTGAGTTCCGGGAAGTCCTCTTCCCGGAACTCCGTACCGGCTCCGCGCGCGGGGTCGCTTTCCCGGCCGCGCAGCTCCACCCGCCGGATCTTGCCCGAGATCGTCTTCGGCAGCTCCGCGAACTCGAGCCGCCGGATCCGCTTGTACGGCGCCAGGTGTTCGCGGCAGTACGCGAGGATCGCCTTCGCCGTCTCCGCGGTCGGCTCGTGGCCCGGGGCCAGCACGACGTACGCCTTGGGCACCGCGAGCCGGATCGGGTCGGGGGCCGGGACGACCGCCGCCTCCGCCACCGCGTCGTGCTCGATCAGCACGCTCTCCAGCTCGAACGGCGAGATCCGGTAGTCCGACGCCTTGAACACGTCGTCCGTGCGCCCGACGTAGGTGATGTAGCCGCGTTCGTCGATCGAACCGACGTCACCGGTGTGGTAGAAGCCGTTGGCGAACGCGGCCGACGTGCGCTCGTCGTCGTCCGCGTAGCCGGTCATCAGGCCGACCGGGCGGTGCTGGAGGTCGAGGCAGATCTCGCCCTCCGCCGCCCGCTCGCCGCTGACCGGGTCGACCAGCGCGACCACGAACCCCGGCAGCGGGCGGCCCATCGAGCCGGGCACGACGTCCTGGCCGGGCGTGTTGGCGATCTGGACGCTGCTCTCCGTCTGGCCGAAGCCGTCGCGGATGGTCACGCCCCACGACTTCCGGACCTGCTCGATCACCTCGGGGTTGAGCGGCTCCCCCGCCCCGACGACCTTCTTCGGCGGCGACTTCAGCGCCGTCAGGTCGGCCTGGATGAGCATCCGCCACACCGTCGGCGGCGCGCAGAAGCTCGTCACCCCGCAGCGGTCCATCTGGGCCATCAGCGCGCCCGCGTCGAACCGGTTGTAGTTGTAGAGGAACACTGTCGCTTCGGCGTTGAACGGCGCGAAGAAGTTGCTCCACGCGTGCTTCGCCCAGCCGGGCGAGGAGATGTTCAGGTGGACGTCGCCCGGCTGCAGCCCGATCCAGTACATGGTGGAGAGGTGACCCACCGGGTACGAAACGTGCGTGTGCTGCACCAGCTTCGGCTTCGCGGTGGTGCCGGAGGTGAAGTACAGCAGCAGCGGGTCGGTGGCCTTGGTGGGGCTGTCGGGCGCGAACTCGGGCGACTCGGCGAACGCGGCCGAGTACTGCTGCCAGCCTTCGACCGGCTCCCCCACGGCGATCCGCGTGTAGCCGCCCTCGACGTCCGCGAACTTCCCGGCGTCCACCGAGCGGACCACGACGTGCTTGGCCGCGCCGCGCTCGACGCGGTCGGTCAGGTCGGCGGGGCCGAGCAGCGTCGACGCGGGGATGATGACGGCGCCGAGCTTGATCGCGGCGAGGATGGTCTCCCACAGCTCGCCCTGGTTGCCCAGCATGAGGATCAGCCGGTCGCCGCGGCGGACACCGAGCTTCCGCAGCCAGTTCGCGACCTGGTTGGACCGGCCGGACAGCTCCGGGTAGGTCCAGCGGTTCTCGGTGCCGTCCTCCTCGACGATCCACAGCGCGTACCGCTCGGCGTTGTCCGGGTCGTGCGCGACGACGTCGAACCAGTCGATCGCCCAGTTGAACTCGTCGAGCTCCGGCCAGGCGAAGTCCCGGTAGGCCGTGTCGTAGTCCTCGCGGTGGGCCTGCAGGTAGTCGCGCGCCACGCGGAACGCGTGGTGGACTTCCGAAGCGGTCACGCCTGCCTCCTTCTAT is a genomic window of Amycolatopsis lexingtonensis containing:
- the gcvH gene encoding glycine cleavage system protein GcvH, producing the protein MSAPEELRYTEEHEWVATREETLVRVGITEYAQDQLGDVVFVDLPEVGRQLTAGDVFGEVESTKSVSELFAPVDGEIVAVNDSVADSPELINSDPYGEGWLIEIRLDDPAGLEALLEAEAYDALTKG
- a CDS encoding MerR family transcriptional regulator — encoded protein: MTAAGRPQRDGLSIGAVLAQLRGEFPDVTISKIRFLEAEGLVQPGRTPSGYRQFAAADVERLRFVLAAQRDHYLPLKVIKEQLDAADSGAEPAAALPRPPRRLVPIDAPVENVGLPVADDFTAGRELRLTQEELLEQAGIDAAALAELQQYGLVRPGPAGFFDPDAVLVARTVRAMTEFGIEPRHLRAFRAAADREVGLLEQIVTPVYRHRDPEAKSRADEVVRELAALSVTLHTLLVKAGIRGVAGC
- a CDS encoding AMP-binding protein — protein: MTASEVHHAFRVARDYLQAHREDYDTAYRDFAWPELDEFNWAIDWFDVVAHDPDNAERYALWIVEEDGTENRWTYPELSGRSNQVANWLRKLGVRRGDRLILMLGNQGELWETILAAIKLGAVIIPASTLLGPADLTDRVERGAAKHVVVRSVDAGKFADVEGGYTRIAVGEPVEGWQQYSAAFAESPEFAPDSPTKATDPLLLYFTSGTTAKPKLVQHTHVSYPVGHLSTMYWIGLQPGDVHLNISSPGWAKHAWSNFFAPFNAEATVFLYNYNRFDAGALMAQMDRCGVTSFCAPPTVWRMLIQADLTALKSPPKKVVGAGEPLNPEVIEQVRKSWGVTIRDGFGQTESSVQIANTPGQDVVPGSMGRPLPGFVVALVDPVSGERAAEGEICLDLQHRPVGLMTGYADDDERTSAAFANGFYHTGDVGSIDERGYITYVGRTDDVFKASDYRISPFELESVLIEHDAVAEAAVVPAPDPIRLAVPKAYVVLAPGHEPTAETAKAILAYCREHLAPYKRIRRLEFAELPKTISGKIRRVELRGRESDPARGAGTEFREEDFPELKS
- the garA gene encoding glycogen accumulation regulator GarA; this encodes MSTNDGPGGVPPEQSPERTSVFRADFLAEVEGHEPAPAAEAPVQGVDALPAGSALLVVKRGPNAGSRFLLDRDTTSAGRHPDSDIFLDDVTVSRRHAEFRREGGEFVVIDVGSLNGTYVNREPVDQAVLAGGDEVQIGKFRLVFLTGPGHGGQGAQ
- a CDS encoding CDP-alcohol phosphatidyltransferase family protein, yielding MSTAAPEPAAQAGAPEPSLLRQAMNVPNMLSLLRLAGVPVFLWLLLGPEEDGWALAVLVFSALTDWLDGKLARWLNQMSRLGQLLDPAADRLYILATLIAFLAREIIPWWVVVPLLLREAVLGVCVLTLRRRGFAPPEVTYIGKGATFVLMYAFPFLLLAQGGSDVAAVARPIGYAFTIWGGVLYVWSGVLYVVQARNALRGAADE
- a CDS encoding bifunctional nuclease family protein, which produces MSEMRVVGVRVELPANQPILLLRETEGERYLPIWIGSVEATAIALEQQGVRPARPLTHDLLKEVIGALGRELEQVVITDLKEGTFFAELVFDGDIRVSARPSDSVALALRIGVPIHAVDAVLEEAGLIIPDEQEDEVEKFREFLDSVSPEDFRGADT